In Deltaproteobacteria bacterium CG2_30_66_27, one DNA window encodes the following:
- a CDS encoding 30S ribosomal protein S16: MAVKIRLARTGRKKMAYYRVVVADSKMPRDGRCIAYVGTYAPRENPARIVIDDAVTLKWLAEGALPTETVKSLLKKSGTWNKFLETKAIKPATA, translated from the coding sequence ATGGCGGTGAAGATTCGTTTGGCGCGGACGGGCCGGAAGAAGATGGCCTACTACCGTGTGGTGGTGGCGGACTCGAAGATGCCCCGCGACGGGCGCTGCATCGCGTACGTCGGCACGTACGCTCCCCGGGAGAACCCGGCCAGGATCGTGATCGACGACGCGGTGACCCTTAAATGGCTCGCGGAGGGCGCGCTGCCGACCGAAACGGTCAAGTCCCTTCTGAAAAAGTCCGGCACGTGGAACAAGTTTCTGGAGACCAAGGCGATCAAACCCGCCACGGCTTAG